The Triticum urartu cultivar G1812 chromosome 5, Tu2.1, whole genome shotgun sequence genome contains the following window.
AAGTACTATATCGGATGTGTGTCCTGTTGTGAATGTAGTCACCTGCATGTTGTGGACTTCTCCAGTTTGCCAAGGCTAAATACGGTTCACCCTGCTTTAATCAAAAATCTCAATCTGTTTATGATCGAGAGCTTGTTTCCTGATACGGATTGTGCATTGCTACAGAGATTAAATTTGTGCGACGGTTAGAATAAACCGAAAGCACGGTTTACTGGCTACCTCCCAGGCATGGAATACTAGCGTGATGGGTGCAGTTCAGCGAAATGTTTTTCTCAAAGCCACTTTTATATTTGGCTTGCTTAGAGAACACATTCGCCAAACGTTAACTGTAACATCTGATATCAAGAGGTGCAAATAGGTTTGATATAATTTTACACAGTAGCAGCGAAACGGACTAGCTGAAGCAGCACAGCAACAGAGATATTCAAACGAAACGAGCTTGCAATCATTTCTACTACTCCCTCTGATCCGAATTGTACCTCCAGTCCTCCATTCAGGGCTAAGGCCAGACTACCTCCAGCAATGGCTAAGGACAGACATCTAAGTCTGGAGTCTAAAAAAATTCATGTTGTATCTTTCTTCTGATTCACCCTCTGTTACCCCGGCATGTCTCCTCGGTCCAATTGATGCTACCGCCGATTGTACGATCATCCCTCTGCAGTCTCCAGCAATGAAGTCAGCTTTTGCACAGGCATCGATAGCAGTACGAGCCGCCATCAGTTGTCTGTGCCGAAGTAGCGATCACCATACTCTCCCAAACCTGGGATGACTCTGAATTCCTCGCTCAGCCCGGTATCTATCTCTGACGTTACAAGCTTCAACTTTGGAAATCGCGTGCACACACATTGAATCCCTTCGGGTGCCTACAAGGAGTCGAAAAAACAGGCTGGAGTGACATGAAAAAGAGACGAGTAAACTGATTCAGTATGCTAAGAGGTTTACCGAGATGAGAGTGAGGAATATGATCCTCTCCTCAGCAACGCCTTTCCTTCGAAGAAGATCTATAGCTTGATTTGCTGAGTTCCCTGAATAAAAAAGGAAGAAGTAAAACACTTCAGTCACGAGCAAATCGGAAGATAGCTGGTGCAATATCAATTCAATTGCAGATGGACGAACGAATTACAGATTTGTGGATCTAAAGAACAATAATCATCTACGAGTCATGGAGTACTATATATGAGTAGCAGCTTATCTTCCAAAGTAAACGATGTAGCACCAAACTTCCACTATTTATTGAGAACACGGTTAAATATATTTGACATGAAATTTACCAAAGCCAAGACATCTCCCAACAGATAAACCAACAATGAAAAAGTTTATTAAATCTTTAATTTTATGCATTAGTAAAGGAAAAATTATCACTGGGTGAGATTTGGTATCAGGATATCTCATAACATCCAGATATGTTTCTGTGAATGCATGCCATATGTATAAACTGCATCGAATAAAAAAAGCACTCATATCTATTATCATACAAAGCATTGCTTTCAATAAGAAATACGGAGTACAATTATAGGGTGTGCCAAGGGAAACTTTTACTAACACAACCTAAATAACTTTAGCGCCAACAAATAAATGAATAGGAATAGAGGCAAGCAAAACTGACCTGTGCCAAGCACCGGATCCAAAAGCAGAACATGCCGTTCATCTATGTCCATTGGCAGTTTGTGGTATATGAGCTAGATGAAGAAAGTGTATTGTAGTTATTGAGATTTGACACCACAGAAACTTAACCATTTTACAAATTTATTAGCAAGTCATTAATCACAAGATCTTAGTGCTTACTTGCTGTCCATTATCTCCAACACGATGTATCAAAATTTTGCCAATTTTTATTCCTTTACAGCAAGCACGCAAAGCATTCTCCATACTTTCACCACTGCAGTGACAATGAATTTGTTACAGTAGTGCTGTTGTCTCAATATATATTAACAGAATGGGTGAGAAAAGAACATATGTAACATGGCTGGTGTGCAAAGAGTAAACTGCAACTATTTGGTATTTATAGACATCGTTTCATGATGTTGAACTAAGATTCGGGATTAAATGGGACATGAGTTCAAAATTGTAGTCTGGACTCTGGAACTATAAAACTATCTTACAACTTGCAAGACAATGGCACAGAGAAAACAAAAGGTTCCACATGCCAGGACAGAACAGAATGTATACTCATAATAAATTATCTTTTGCAGTATTAACTAGCATCTCTAATAAAATGAAGAACTTCTGTTCAAACATAGTTATTACTAAATGCAGTCTGCATGCCCGACGTTCAAAAAAATACTTCTGTCAATGGTGTGTGCTGTTGTGTTCGGTTGATAATAACTATCTTCAGTGTTTACCTTCGGACAATAGACACTCCGCAGAGCTTCTTGCAGAAATCAACTCCCGTATAAACAGATCCTGGACAAACAAGTAGAGCATCACATAATGTTTGGCACAGATAAATAAATACAAGCATGTGTGCACCTAGCATTACAGAAAACAACTGAAAACATATAAATATATGAAAATGGCCAGAGCTCCAGGTTTCCACATTTTTTATGCATATTAAATCAGAGCATCCAAATTCAAATGTTCGCAGCACAAAACAAATTGCTGCTTTCAAGGAGTACTAATTTATCGGCATATAAAGTTAGGTGACAAACCCCAAGGCTCGGTAATGGTAGAAATAGTAAGCATGAGCTCATGTCAACGAGCTTCATTTTCCATCTAATACTGTGTAACATCAAAGCTATAAAGAAAAATAATTCTAAAGGGAATAGACTCTTCATATTAACAAGCTTCAGTTTCTACCTACTACTGCATAACATCACAGCTACAAATCAAAAATAATCCTAGTGGGGCATAAACTCTCCATATCAACAATTTTCAATTCGTACCTAGTACTGTGTAATATCAAAGATATTATTCAAAAATGTAATTCGAGGGGAAATAAGATACTAGCATTTAGCCCAACATTAGTCAATGCATCGATTCTATTTTACTTCCTATTATTGTTGAAGTGGAaatgtttgtcttcacaacattTCAGAACTTATGGTGTTAACTATTTTAGCAATAAAATTTCGTAGGTAACTAGGTATAAATTCTTCTAGTTGATCAAACAACAATTATTCTAGGAAATCAATCAAAGTGAAAAACTTCTCGATGAAACAGTACTTGAAATGCAAAATCGAAAAGTGGACAACTAAGTGAAAAAAGATACGCAATGCCATTTGCAAACTACCTGTTGGAGTAATAATCTGCTTTTCTGTAAATGGCAAATGGCCCAAACCATGCTCAACTACCTAACATGACATTATTCAAACAAACAGGAGACCAGTTAAATCAATTTTAAACTCAATGCAATTAACTCAACATAAAgttgataataataagataaaggCTTGGAAACAAGGGAGGTACCAAACGTATCAATCGATCTGAATAAAAGACAAAGTCAGGTGTAGTGATATCCCTATCACGAATCAGAGTATGCATTCCTCGGATCTGGCAAATTCATCATAAAGGCAACTTCAAGATACAATGAAAAACACTATAATGCTTAATCAATGAAGATGATTAACTTTACCTGGAAAGTTGATTGAACTACAAAGACGTTTCGGAAGACTTTGCACAAGTCATGCATACCAAGCTTTGTACGAATATGTTGAACGATCAGGTCAATTGCAACATGGTTATCACCTCCGCGTGGTATGATCACATCAGCATATTTCTTTGAAGGCAGAACAAAATCATCGAATGCTGGCTTCACAAACCTCCCATACTGAGACACCAAAAGAATTGCATATTACATCACAGGCATTTACATATCAAGAAACAAATAGACAGAATCTTCTTGCAAATCACAATGAAAAATCTAAACAACAGCAGAAAATCTACAATAGTTAACCTACCTGATCAAGCACCGAGCTAACATCTCTACCTCTTTCAACTGTATCACGCCTTATTCGCCGGGCAAGCCTAATATCTGCATCTGTTTGGATACACCATGGATGCAAGAAAGTGAACAAAATTTTAGCTACCAGCGAGAAAATTATAGAGAACAAGTCAAATGCTTATAAGTACACTGTACACATAACACAGACCTGTGTCCACAAAAATTTTCATGTCCATCAGATTGCGAACCCTTTGATCATGGAAGACTAAAATGCCCTCCAAAATAATGACATCTGATGCATTGACCTTACAAAATGAAATTTGACAATTCGTTTAGTTGGCAAAAAGGTTCATGATTAGACCAGTTTTCCTACTTATCCAGTACTTCAACTAAAATCATCTCGGTTGACGATCCCTGGTACTGATAGAAGCCAGCAAACATAATACTGAAATATAATTATTCTAAACTAACAAACTGAAATAAATATATATCAAGATATTCACTAGTGCTAATTGAAGGAACTATATTCTTTATCCCAGATTAATACAGTTTACTTCAAAATTAAGAATACAGACTGCATAAGTTCACAAGTCAGAATAGTGGATAGTTTTGGAAATAATTTGCCCGTTCATACAAATGTCTATGACATGATCAAAAGGGTAAAAAATTTAACAAAAACAAAACCTTCAGTGACTATATTAACAGAATTCCTTGCAAAGCTGTAAATTATCAGGCTGCAAAAATGTTGTACACGCTATGCAATAAATCTTCATACTCAAACTAGTATTATTTTCCAATTCACGCAGAAAGCAAATAACATCCTCTGTAATTTCAATAATTCCCATAGAAAGCATTGCACCCTACCATACAATATACCTGATGGTCATATGGTTGTACAGGTAGAAAAAAGGCTTCACCCAAAGTTATCGAATAGTAATTTTCAGGAACAAGTTATTGAAAAGTCAAATGAGCTGGACTCAACATTGTAAACACGGGAAACTTCTTCATGTGAACAAGTTCATAAGGCATAACTGATTACTACCAACCTTTCGGAACCTTTCTGAGCACCTTCGGTGATTTTTGAAGTCATATATAGGAACATTTACAGGCAATGCACGTTTTAGTTGCCCCATGCATTCAAGAAGTTGCTCCGTATCAAATGCATCTGTAAACAAAGAAAGCATCTGCTTCACATTCTCTGATCACTAACAAAGGTAGAACACTTCCAATCATCATGGTATAAGTGAAATACCAGGATGATCGAAATTGTAGTCCTGAGCGCGTGCAGATTCCTCAGCGGTTAAGCCGCGGTAGAATGAATCCTACAAAGTGAAAATCCATACTGAAAATCAGGCATGTCCCGGAAATGAAATTGGTCTCCCTTTGAAATTTGATGTAAGATTGTGCGCGACTAGCTTTATTGCAACTTCATTGTTCAGTTCTGAAGGTACAATCATTAATTGTTGAGTTTCCCAGCTAAGTAATGACTATGGCAGCACGACAGGCCTTCGGATTTCATAGACTGCATCACTTGGACACGACATACAAACCAAAAAGGCGTGATTCTACTGCAGGAGCCAGTATGAAGTGAGGACCCCTAGCAGGCTCGTAACACAAAGCATTTGCAATGGCAGAAGCAGGCAGTCAGGGAGGAGCAGACCTGGTTGACGAGCACGACGCGGTGGTCGTGCAGCTGCTGGATGATCATGTCGCACACGGTGGTCTTCCCCGAGGCCGTCCCGCCCGAAACCCCTTGAGACAATTAGCAGTGTCAGTCAGGACTCACAACCACCGCACTGGGCAAACTGATCAGCAGAATGGGGGGCGCAGGGACGGCCGCAGAAAAAGGTTACCGATGA
Protein-coding sequences here:
- the LOC125509888 gene encoding uridine/cytidine kinase UKL1, chloroplastic-like, producing the protein MPDKAVDDAMESAVGAHFSGLRLEALRLPAPSGPSSPSSSTSAGAAAALANGLAHAHADVASPSSLRQPFVIGVSGGTASGKTTVCDMIIQQLHDHRVVLVNQDSFYRGLTAEESARAQDYNFDHPDAFDTEQLLECMGQLKRALPVNVPIYDFKNHRRCSERFRKVNASDVIILEGILVFHDQRVRNLMDMKIFVDTDADIRLARRIRRDTVERGRDVSSVLDQYGRFVKPAFDDFVLPSKKYADVIIPRGGDNHVAIDLIVQHIRTKLGMHDLCKVFRNVFVVQSTFQIRGMHTLIRDRDITTPDFVFYSDRLIRLVVEHGLGHLPFTEKQIITPTGSVYTGVDFCKKLCGVSIVRSGESMENALRACCKGIKIGKILIHRVGDNGQQLIYHKLPMDIDERHVLLLDPVLGTGNSANQAIDLLRRKGVAEERIIFLTLISAPEGIQCVCTRFPKLKLVTSEIDTGLSEEFRVIPGLGEYGDRYFGTDN